From the genome of Syntrophales bacterium, one region includes:
- a CDS encoding 3-hydroxyacyl-CoA dehydrogenase NAD-binding domain-containing protein — translation MDIRKMMVVGSGFMGAGIAQVARQAGYDVVLNDTSPELAGRGVMTVANNLGRLIAMGKLDEEKKSALLAGITTSVHLEDAAGVDFVVEAAFENFDVKKGIFAALDAVCRPEVIFATNASSISITKLASAVKRPDRFIGMHFFSPVPVMELVEIISGLKTSAATVETIMGIVKRMGKEGVRVKDVPGFLVNRINSALRNEAYNCMTEGVASIEDIDKALKLALKHPLGPFELADFVGLDVGLAVARTLHDGYKDVKWRPNLTLEKLVQSGDLGRKTGKGWYDYTSGEKKPRNDVDF, via the coding sequence ATGGATATACGGAAAATGATGGTTGTCGGTTCCGGGTTTATGGGAGCGGGGATTGCCCAGGTTGCAAGGCAGGCGGGATACGATGTTGTTCTGAACGATACATCGCCGGAACTTGCCGGACGCGGGGTGATGACGGTAGCAAATAATCTGGGCCGTCTAATTGCCATGGGAAAACTCGATGAAGAAAAGAAGAGCGCGCTATTGGCAGGGATAACGACGAGTGTTCATCTGGAGGATGCCGCCGGGGTTGATTTTGTGGTTGAGGCGGCCTTCGAGAATTTTGATGTCAAGAAGGGAATTTTTGCAGCGCTCGACGCCGTTTGCCGACCCGAGGTAATTTTCGCGACAAACGCCTCCTCTATATCAATTACAAAGCTGGCATCAGCGGTAAAACGCCCCGACCGGTTTATCGGCATGCATTTTTTCAGTCCCGTGCCGGTTATGGAGCTTGTGGAAATCATCAGCGGGCTGAAGACATCTGCCGCAACCGTGGAGACTATCATGGGGATCGTAAAGAGGATGGGCAAGGAGGGTGTCCGGGTAAAGGATGTCCCCGGATTTCTGGTCAACCGGATCAACAGCGCCCTGCGCAATGAGGCCTATAATTGCATGACGGAAGGGGTTGCCAGTATCGAGGATATCGACAAGGCCCTGAAGCTTGCCCTTAAACATCCGCTGGGGCCCTTCGAACTGGCCGATTTTGTCGGTCTTGACGTCGGCTTGGCTGTGGCCAGGACGTTGCACGATGGTTACAAGGATGTCAAGTGGCGGCCAAACCTGACCCTTGAAAAACTCGTTCAGAGCGGCGATCTGGGAAGAAAAACCGGCAAGGGCTGGTATGATTACACATCAGGTGAGAAAAAACCGCGAAATGATGTGGATTTTTAA
- a CDS encoding thiolase family protein codes for MQDVVIVDMARSAIGRHGGTIKDVPFMDLLGQTAKAIVERNAARIKPEAYDYVIMGHVKQSTIAANTARNLVFAIGLPEETPAFTDTIACASGMLSIIEGYEFIKNGFADVILAGGVEWMSGGEFFLSDAANQAFGNGEVKLLDSITAGGPGAAPVERYGHIPMGITAENLVELHNISRAEQDLFSLRSQRLAVAAIDRGDFRAEIVPVRYKKSEGSEGVFAVDEFPRRDVTLEGLSKLKPVFKKDGTVTAGSSSGRNDGAAVAIIMSAKKARELGVTPRARIVACGVAGVDPRIMGRGPVPATAIALKKAGLEFTDLDIVELNEAFAGQSLAVMREWKNVYGVNDEWFDKKVNLWGGAIALGHPLGASGCIITTKLLYGLERNDGRYGLATLCCAGGIGGALIIERQREKRQEGDVY; via the coding sequence ATGCAGGATGTCGTAATCGTTGACATGGCCAGAAGCGCCATCGGCAGACACGGCGGGACGATAAAGGATGTTCCGTTTATGGACCTGCTGGGGCAGACGGCAAAGGCAATTGTGGAGAGAAACGCCGCAAGGATAAAACCGGAGGCCTATGATTATGTAATCATGGGGCATGTAAAGCAAAGCACGATTGCCGCGAATACGGCGCGCAATCTGGTCTTTGCAATCGGACTTCCCGAGGAAACGCCGGCCTTTACCGACACCATTGCCTGTGCCTCGGGAATGCTTTCGATAATCGAGGGGTACGAGTTCATCAAAAATGGTTTTGCCGACGTTATCCTGGCGGGAGGCGTGGAATGGATGAGCGGGGGGGAGTTTTTTCTCTCCGATGCGGCCAACCAGGCCTTTGGCAACGGAGAAGTAAAACTGCTCGATTCCATTACGGCAGGGGGACCGGGAGCGGCCCCGGTGGAGCGGTACGGTCATATCCCGATGGGGATAACCGCGGAAAATCTCGTTGAACTCCACAATATATCGCGCGCCGAACAGGACCTTTTTTCCCTGCGCAGCCAGAGGCTGGCGGTTGCGGCGATAGACCGGGGGGACTTCAGGGCCGAAATCGTCCCGGTGCGGTATAAAAAATCGGAAGGAAGCGAGGGCGTCTTTGCTGTTGACGAATTTCCGCGCCGGGATGTGACGCTCGAAGGTTTGTCAAAGCTCAAGCCTGTTTTCAAAAAAGACGGTACGGTGACGGCGGGAAGCTCCTCCGGAAGAAACGACGGGGCGGCGGTTGCCATTATAATGTCAGCTAAAAAGGCCAGGGAACTCGGCGTGACGCCAAGGGCGCGGATAGTTGCCTGCGGGGTTGCCGGGGTTGATCCGCGCATTATGGGTAGGGGCCCCGTTCCGGCGACGGCGATTGCCCTGAAGAAGGCCGGGCTGGAATTTACCGATCTGGATATAGTGGAGCTCAACGAGGCGTTTGCCGGTCAGAGCCTCGCCGTAATGAGGGAATGGAAAAATGTGTACGGTGTAAATGACGAGTGGTTTGATAAAAAGGTGAACCTCTGGGGCGGCGCGATCGCCCTAGGCCACCCGCTGGGCGCCAGCGGCTGCATAATTACGACGAAGCTGCTTTACGGCCTGGAGAGAAACGATGGCCGCTATGGGCTTGCCACCCTCTGCTGCGCGGGAGGGATCGGCGGAGCGCTGATTATCGAGCGTCAGAGAGAAAAAAGGCAGGAAGGAGATGTCTATTGA
- a CDS encoding 3-hydroxyacyl-CoA dehydrogenase NAD-binding domain-containing protein — MSVEYENRGDVALITMNNPPVNGLGHSTRSGIVEGLRKALADDAVRAIVITGAGKAFSGGADIREFNKPESYAEPNLLQVIEELEKADKPVVAAVHSVAMGGGLELALGCHYRVAAPGAQIAFPEVKLGILPGAGGTQRMPRAVGVEKALAMIVSGDTILSDQLADTKLFDRMIAGEIVAGAVEFAKAIAAVRPLPKLSEQTIDFPQFDEFFQKARDEVRKKSGHFPAPLKCVECVAAAVRSSFNEGMNLERDTFIELVETTESKALRHYFFSERMAAKIPDVPEGTHRRVVKKAAVIGAGTMGGGIAMNFANAGIPVAVLEANRELLDRGLGAIKRNYENSLKKGKLTPEKLEERMNLIQGTLAYEEVKDADIVIEAVFEDIAVKEAVFRKLDDVMKPGAILASNTSTLDINRIAAFTKRPEDVIGTHFFSPAHVMKLLEIVRGAKTSGEVLATTMTLARKIRKIGVVSGVCDGFIGNRMIEQYGRQAGFLLEEGCLPEQIDKAMEEFGFAMGPFRMSDLAGNDVAWYIRKRRYVERPEIVYSKAADILCEKGRFGQKTGAGWYDYRPGDRKPYPSSWVQEMIIAHSREIGVERRMIGDVEIVERLVYALVNEAAYILAEGVAQRASDIDVVYLMGYGFPMHRGGPMFYADTVGLPNVLRAMEKYAGGRYGELWKPAPLLMKLAAEGKMFT; from the coding sequence TCCGCCGGTTAACGGACTCGGGCATTCAACCAGAAGCGGGATTGTGGAAGGGCTTCGAAAGGCGCTCGCCGATGATGCTGTCCGGGCGATTGTCATCACGGGGGCGGGGAAGGCCTTTTCCGGCGGGGCGGACATACGGGAATTCAACAAACCGGAGAGCTATGCCGAACCAAACCTGTTGCAGGTTATCGAGGAGCTTGAGAAGGCCGACAAACCGGTTGTGGCGGCGGTTCACTCGGTGGCAATGGGCGGCGGTCTTGAACTTGCCTTGGGGTGTCACTACCGGGTAGCGGCGCCGGGCGCTCAGATCGCCTTCCCCGAGGTAAAGCTGGGTATCCTTCCCGGCGCGGGAGGAACACAGCGGATGCCGCGAGCGGTCGGCGTCGAAAAAGCGCTGGCGATGATTGTCTCCGGCGACACGATTCTTTCCGATCAGCTTGCCGATACGAAGTTATTCGACCGGATGATCGCCGGAGAGATTGTGGCCGGGGCTGTGGAATTTGCAAAAGCTATCGCTGCGGTTCGTCCTTTGCCGAAACTTTCGGAGCAAACAATAGATTTTCCCCAGTTTGATGAATTTTTCCAGAAGGCCCGTGATGAGGTCCGAAAAAAGTCCGGGCACTTTCCCGCGCCGCTGAAGTGCGTCGAGTGCGTGGCTGCGGCGGTAAGGTCGTCGTTTAACGAGGGCATGAATCTGGAGCGGGACACCTTTATTGAGCTTGTCGAGACGACGGAGAGCAAGGCCCTGCGCCACTATTTCTTCAGCGAGCGAATGGCGGCGAAGATTCCCGATGTGCCGGAAGGCACCCATAGACGAGTCGTAAAGAAAGCGGCAGTAATCGGCGCCGGGACGATGGGCGGAGGGATTGCCATGAATTTCGCCAATGCGGGGATTCCCGTTGCCGTGCTTGAGGCAAACAGGGAACTTCTGGACAGGGGCCTGGGTGCAATAAAGCGGAATTACGAGAATTCTCTTAAGAAAGGAAAGCTTACGCCGGAGAAGCTTGAGGAGCGGATGAATCTTATCCAGGGGACTCTTGCTTACGAGGAAGTCAAGGATGCCGATATTGTCATCGAAGCGGTATTCGAGGATATTGCGGTCAAAGAAGCGGTGTTCCGCAAACTTGACGACGTCATGAAACCAGGCGCCATTCTTGCGTCCAATACCTCCACGCTCGATATCAACAGGATTGCCGCTTTTACCAAGCGCCCCGAGGATGTGATCGGCACCCATTTTTTCAGCCCGGCCCATGTGATGAAACTGCTGGAAATTGTACGGGGAGCGAAAACCTCCGGGGAGGTTCTGGCCACGACTATGACTCTTGCCAGGAAGATCAGAAAAATAGGTGTTGTTTCCGGGGTATGCGACGGTTTTATCGGCAACAGGATGATCGAGCAGTATGGACGTCAGGCGGGTTTTCTGCTGGAGGAGGGCTGTTTGCCCGAACAGATAGACAAAGCAATGGAGGAGTTCGGATTTGCGATGGGGCCGTTTCGGATGAGCGATCTTGCCGGCAACGATGTCGCCTGGTACATCCGCAAGCGCCGTTATGTCGAGCGTCCGGAGATAGTTTACTCGAAGGCGGCGGACATTCTGTGCGAGAAGGGTCGTTTCGGTCAGAAGACCGGCGCGGGCTGGTACGATTACCGGCCCGGCGACCGCAAGCCGTATCCGTCGTCGTGGGTGCAGGAGATGATAATCGCCCATTCCCGCGAGATCGGAGTAGAGCGGCGCATGATCGGCGACGTGGAGATCGTCGAGCGGCTGGTGTATGCGCTTGTGAACGAGGCAGCGTACATCCTCGCCGAAGGAGTAGCCCAGCGGGCTTCGGACATCGACGTCGTCTATCTGATGGGGTACGGTTTCCCCATGCACCGGGGCGGTCCGATGTTCTATGCGGACACGGTCGGTTTGCCAAACGTGCTCAGGGCAATGGAAAAATATGCCGGTGGTCGGTATGGCGAGTTATGGAAGCCTGCCCCGCTTCTGATGAAGCTTGCAGCCGAGGGCAAGATGTTTACGTAA